Proteins encoded together in one Lysinibacillus sp. FSL K6-0232 window:
- a CDS encoding EscU/YscU/HrcU family type III secretion system export apparatus switch protein → MSEGKFTRKEAIALTYKMGQVESPVVVAKGKGKIAENILARANEHNVPIYEDPNLVQLLGQLDLNESIPEELYQAVAEVFAFIYRLDQQHAKKYRKNELF, encoded by the coding sequence ATGAGCGAGGGAAAATTTACACGAAAAGAGGCAATTGCACTTACTTATAAAATGGGGCAAGTTGAGAGTCCTGTTGTAGTAGCAAAAGGAAAAGGAAAGATTGCTGAGAATATTTTGGCACGCGCAAATGAGCATAATGTGCCGATTTATGAGGATCCTAACCTTGTACAGCTACTTGGTCAATTAGATTTGAATGAGTCGATTCCTGAAGAATTATATCAAGCCGTGGCAGAGGTTTTTGCATTTATTTATCGTTTAGATCAGCAGCATGCAAAAAAATATAGAAAAAACGAATTATTCTGA